From one Paenibacillus terrae HPL-003 genomic stretch:
- a CDS encoding LacI family DNA-binding transcriptional regulator, producing the protein MNIKTIASMAGVSVATVSKIINNYTDISEETRQRVLKIMEETGYRPSSSAKTLATKKSNLVGVIFAGKLNVDFSHPFFVDIINVFKKQIGLLGYDLLFFSNEKFLDNGEDYLARSKYFSVDGCIIIAGDEVEKSVFDLDASPIPCIGVDIELTGANSCYIMSDNQKISMKVVEHFYMNGYRDMGFIGIERPSLVIKEREEAFITSLKRFSLDVRPEWIVYAKDYAAEDGYQIAKAWIQQGELPKAIFAATDLLAFGAIRAFKESGLRVPEDIAVVGCDDIEACRYTDPPLTTVKQDKQKIGRLAAMVLFDLMNKQMETKCIKVEPELVIRSSCGARQNWNHTMVKG; encoded by the coding sequence ATGAATATAAAAACAATAGCTAGTATGGCAGGCGTTTCGGTGGCAACGGTTTCGAAAATCATAAACAATTACACAGATATCAGTGAGGAAACCCGGCAGCGGGTACTTAAAATAATGGAGGAAACAGGCTATAGACCCTCCTCCTCAGCCAAAACGCTTGCTACCAAAAAATCCAATCTGGTAGGCGTTATATTCGCTGGCAAGCTGAATGTCGATTTTAGCCATCCTTTTTTTGTAGATATCATTAATGTCTTCAAAAAACAGATTGGCTTGCTCGGTTACGATCTGCTGTTTTTTTCAAATGAAAAATTTCTGGATAATGGAGAGGATTATTTGGCTCGTTCGAAATATTTTTCAGTGGACGGGTGCATTATTATTGCTGGAGATGAAGTGGAAAAGAGCGTTTTTGATCTCGATGCCAGCCCCATCCCCTGTATCGGCGTCGATATTGAACTAACTGGAGCCAATTCCTGCTATATTATGTCCGACAATCAGAAGATCTCAATGAAGGTTGTTGAGCATTTTTACATGAATGGCTACCGCGATATGGGTTTTATAGGCATTGAACGCCCATCCTTGGTCATTAAAGAGAGAGAAGAAGCCTTCATCACTTCACTAAAACGGTTTAGTCTTGATGTCAGGCCCGAATGGATTGTATATGCTAAGGACTACGCGGCGGAAGATGGATACCAGATCGCGAAGGCGTGGATACAGCAAGGAGAATTGCCAAAGGCTATTTTTGCGGCTACCGACCTGCTTGCCTTTGGTGCCATCCGTGCTTTCAAGGAAAGTGGCTTGAGGGTACCCGAGGATATTGCTGTGGTGGGATGTGATGATATAGAAGCCTGTCGTTACACCGATCCTCCACTGACCACTGTAAAACAAGATAAACAAAAAATAGGCCGACTAGCCGCTATGGTACTATTTGACCTGATGAATAAACAAATGGAAACGAAATGTATTAAAGTAGAACCGGAGCTAGTCATTCGCAGCTCCTGCGGAGCGAGGCAAAATTGGAACCATACGATGGTTAAGGGCTAA
- the glpK gene encoding glycerol kinase GlpK, producing the protein MEKYILSLDQGTTSSRAILFNSKGDVVYSAQREFPQYFPHPGWVEQNANEIWSSILGVIASCLSESGVKAIQIAAIGITNQRESVAVWDKNTGLPVYNVLVWQSRQTSEICEELKQQGHEELFHSKTGLLIDPYFSGTKVKWILDHVEGAREKAERGDLLFGTIDSWLIWKLSGGKAHVTDYSNAARTLMYNIYELKWDDELLDILGVPKNMLPEVRPSSEIYAHTVDYHFFGQNIPIAGAAGDQQAALFGQACYEKGMIKNTYGTGCFMLMNTGDQPVESKHGLITTIAWGLEEGKVQYALEGSVFVAGSAIQWLRDGLRMFREAKDSEAYAARVSSSEGVYLVPAFVGLGSPYWDSEVRGAMFGLTRGTTKEHFIRATLEALAYQTKDVLAAMEIDSGIAVKTLRVDGGAVLNNFLMQFQSDILDATVERPVIHETTALGAACLAGLAIGYWKSMDELRKRVRVERSFAPGMDEETRSSLYEGWKKAVNAAMAYK; encoded by the coding sequence ATGGAAAAATATATTTTGTCACTGGATCAGGGAACAACAAGCTCAAGAGCGATTTTGTTCAACAGTAAAGGGGATGTGGTGTACTCGGCTCAGCGGGAATTTCCGCAATACTTTCCTCATCCCGGCTGGGTGGAACAGAATGCGAATGAAATCTGGAGTTCCATTCTGGGGGTCATTGCATCCTGTCTATCTGAATCCGGTGTAAAAGCGATCCAGATTGCCGCCATCGGTATTACCAATCAGCGTGAATCGGTAGCAGTGTGGGACAAAAATACTGGACTGCCTGTGTATAACGTACTTGTATGGCAGTCGCGCCAAACCTCCGAAATCTGTGAAGAACTGAAGCAGCAAGGGCATGAAGAGCTGTTCCATAGTAAAACAGGGCTGTTGATTGACCCGTATTTCTCTGGCACAAAAGTGAAGTGGATACTGGACCATGTGGAAGGTGCGCGCGAAAAGGCGGAACGAGGCGACTTGCTGTTCGGTACGATTGATTCGTGGCTGATCTGGAAGCTGTCCGGCGGCAAGGCGCATGTGACCGACTATTCCAACGCAGCTAGAACGCTGATGTATAACATTTATGAGCTAAAGTGGGACGACGAGCTATTGGACATTCTAGGTGTGCCAAAAAACATGCTGCCTGAGGTACGGCCTTCTTCCGAGATATACGCGCACACTGTGGATTATCATTTCTTTGGTCAAAATATACCGATTGCTGGGGCAGCAGGTGACCAGCAGGCGGCTCTATTTGGTCAGGCTTGTTACGAAAAAGGGATGATCAAAAATACTTACGGCACAGGTTGCTTCATGCTGATGAACACGGGCGATCAACCCGTGGAATCCAAGCACGGACTTATTACGACCATCGCTTGGGGGCTGGAGGAAGGCAAGGTGCAATATGCGCTGGAGGGGAGTGTCTTTGTAGCAGGCTCGGCGATCCAGTGGCTTCGTGACGGTCTGCGCATGTTCCGTGAAGCCAAAGACAGTGAAGCCTATGCAGCCCGTGTTTCCTCTTCGGAAGGGGTGTATCTGGTACCTGCTTTTGTCGGACTGGGCAGTCCGTACTGGGATAGTGAGGTGCGTGGAGCGATGTTTGGCCTGACACGGGGGACCACGAAAGAACATTTTATCCGTGCAACACTGGAGGCACTTGCTTATCAGACGAAAGACGTGCTTGCCGCGATGGAAATTGACTCCGGCATCGCAGTGAAGACGCTGCGAGTGGATGGGGGAGCCGTGCTGAACAATTTTCTGATGCAATTCCAGAGCGATATTCTGGATGCCACAGTAGAACGGCCTGTTATCCATGAGACGACGGCACTGGGAGCCGCATGTCTGGCAGGTTTGGCGATTGGATACTGGAAGAGCATGGATGAGCTGCGCAAGCGTGTGAGAGTGGAGCGATCTTTTGCCCCCGGTATGGATGAAGAAACGCGCAGCAGTTTGTATGAAGGCTGGAAAAAGGCCGTGAACGCGGCGATGGCCTACAAATGA
- a CDS encoding carbohydrate ABC transporter permease: MSSSKGTKLLSYIIVLLMLSLYLFPLFYLFNVSMKTQSEYLIDPVAIAKSLRLENFMDAWDKGNFSQYMWNSILYTGVSTLLTLVISVFAAFPLARGYVKFSTFFYVFFLISMYLPNPLIPQFALINSLGLYNTQLGFILLKTTGTGIAFLMFVGYIKSVSRELDEAAAMDGCGYSRYLFTILVPLMKPVLATGVILTAIGAWNDIIGPTIYLSDPAYQPVTKGLFSFYGQYMNNWPLLACGILIVTLPLVILYIFLQRFIVGGAMAGAVKS; encoded by the coding sequence ATGAGCAGCTCCAAAGGAACAAAACTATTGAGCTACATCATCGTACTGCTCATGCTATCCCTATATTTATTTCCGCTTTTCTACCTCTTTAATGTATCGATGAAGACTCAGAGTGAGTATCTGATAGATCCTGTGGCAATAGCCAAAAGTCTGCGTTTGGAGAATTTCATGGATGCCTGGGATAAAGGGAATTTCTCTCAGTACATGTGGAACAGTATTCTGTATACGGGAGTATCTACGCTGTTAACGTTGGTAATATCCGTGTTTGCAGCTTTTCCGCTGGCACGGGGATACGTTAAGTTCAGCACCTTCTTTTATGTGTTTTTCCTGATATCCATGTATCTCCCGAACCCGCTGATTCCGCAATTTGCCCTCATTAATAGCCTGGGACTATACAATACGCAGCTTGGTTTTATTTTGCTGAAAACAACGGGGACCGGCATTGCTTTCCTGATGTTTGTGGGATATATCAAGTCTGTGTCCCGAGAGCTGGATGAAGCGGCAGCAATGGACGGGTGTGGATATTCACGCTATTTGTTTACGATTCTTGTACCGCTGATGAAGCCAGTGCTGGCGACAGGCGTTATTTTGACCGCGATCGGGGCATGGAACGACATTATAGGTCCTACCATTTATTTGTCTGACCCTGCGTATCAGCCGGTGACCAAGGGATTGTTCTCCTTCTACGGACAATACATGAACAACTGGCCGCTGCTCGCTTGCGGAATCCTGATTGTTACACTACCGCTGGTTATTTTGTATATTTTCCTCCAGCGCTTTATTGTCGGCGGTGCAATGGCCGGAGCTGTGAAGTCTTGA
- a CDS encoding GH1 family beta-glucosidase produces MSENTFLFPAKFMWGTSTSSYQIEGGVTEGGRTPSIWDTFCQVPGKVIDGDSGDMACDHFHRFKEDVQLMKQLGFLHYRFSVAWPRIIPAPGVVNEQGLLFYERLLDEIESAGLIPMLTLYHWDLPQWIEDEGGWTQREIVQHFMTYASVIMDRFGQRISWWNTINEPYCASILGYGTGEHAPGHQNWKEAFTAAHHTLLCHGIAIKLHKEKGLTGKIGITLNMEHVDAASERPEDVAAAVRRDGFINRWFAEPLFNGKYPEDMVEWYGPYLNELDFVEPGDMELIQQPGDFVGINYYARSVIRATTDASLLQVEQVRIEEPVTDMGWEIHPESFYKLLTRIEKDFTKGIPILITENGAAMKDELMNGKIEDTGRQHYIEEHLKACHRFIEEGGQLKGYFVWSFLDNFEWAWGYSKRFGIIHVNYETQERTPKQSALWFKQVMTNNGF; encoded by the coding sequence ATGAGTGAAAATACCTTTTTATTTCCAGCCAAGTTTATGTGGGGAACCTCAACCTCTTCTTATCAAATTGAAGGTGGTGTCACTGAGGGTGGAAGAACACCTTCCATTTGGGATACGTTCTGTCAAGTACCTGGGAAGGTGATAGATGGTGATAGCGGAGATATGGCTTGTGACCATTTTCACCGTTTTAAGGAAGACGTGCAATTAATGAAGCAGCTTGGCTTTTTACATTACCGTTTTTCCGTGGCCTGGCCGCGCATTATTCCCGCACCCGGGGTGGTTAACGAACAGGGGTTGCTCTTCTATGAGCGCCTGCTGGATGAGATTGAGTCGGCCGGGCTCATTCCGATGCTGACGCTGTATCACTGGGATCTGCCGCAGTGGATTGAGGACGAGGGCGGTTGGACGCAGCGCGAGATTGTCCAGCATTTTATGACGTATGCCTCTGTAATCATGGACCGATTTGGACAGCGTATAAGCTGGTGGAATACGATAAATGAGCCCTATTGTGCCTCTATTTTGGGCTATGGTACAGGAGAGCATGCCCCCGGCCATCAGAACTGGAAGGAAGCTTTTACTGCCGCCCATCATACGCTGCTGTGTCATGGGATAGCCATCAAATTACACAAGGAAAAAGGGCTGACGGGCAAGATAGGTATTACACTGAATATGGAGCATGTGGATGCCGCTTCTGAACGACCCGAGGACGTTGCCGCTGCCGTCCGGCGGGATGGCTTTATTAATCGTTGGTTTGCCGAGCCGTTGTTTAACGGGAAATATCCTGAGGATATGGTGGAATGGTACGGGCCGTATCTGAATGAATTGGATTTTGTAGAGCCAGGTGATATGGAGCTGATTCAGCAGCCGGGGGATTTTGTGGGCATCAACTATTATGCTCGCAGCGTCATTCGAGCGACTACAGACGCTTCGTTGCTGCAGGTGGAGCAGGTTCGCATCGAGGAGCCGGTAACGGATATGGGATGGGAGATTCATCCCGAATCCTTTTATAAGCTGCTGACGCGGATTGAGAAGGATTTTACCAAGGGCATACCCATTTTAATTACGGAAAACGGAGCAGCGATGAAGGATGAACTGATGAACGGGAAAATTGAGGACACCGGGCGTCAGCACTATATTGAGGAGCATTTAAAGGCATGCCATCGCTTTATCGAAGAGGGAGGCCAGCTCAAGGGTTATTTTGTCTGGTCATTCCTTGATAACTTTGAATGGGCCTGGGGCTACAGCAAACGTTTCGGTATTATACATGTCAATTACGAAACGCAGGAACGGACACCCAAACAAAGTGCGCTGTGGTTCAAGCAAGTGATGACGAATAACGGGTTTTAG
- a CDS encoding ABC transporter substrate-binding protein: MKTVRWLVLCLAFLTMISGCSGPLSSESHSSESNLPNHKKITLTLWYWNRSIDDELLTRAEKQFPDIELNTQKIGGDFKAKLKTTLAAHSGEPDIVALNDWMVELFPSADRFYDLRTLGADQFKDQYLEWKWNQGITPDDKMIAFPMDTGPTALFYRSDLFEQAGLPSDPAKVSATIRTWDDYMTAGEQLRQKVGSRSFLADNIVNVYNQMLAQNTDLYFKPDGSYIGNQSPHIRLGWQTAVAFHKKHLLANADGWTPEWNASVNNGKVASFVGAIWMKQVLTEAAPDTAGKWRVARAPGGDGNLGGSFISILKSSKHPKEAFEVLTWLQNPEHQLEAYQKIGLFPSTPGVYDDPAMEIPEPFFGGQATGLIFAASARNVKSSYFGERYPVIHGIVTRRLANVAKQDADPDALWTETQDRIERELQR, translated from the coding sequence GTGAAGACAGTACGATGGCTGGTGTTATGTCTTGCTTTCCTCACTATGATTAGTGGTTGTAGCGGTCCTCTGTCCTCTGAAAGTCATTCATCTGAAAGCAATTTGCCAAACCACAAAAAGATAACGCTTACATTATGGTACTGGAACCGTTCTATTGACGATGAACTACTCACACGTGCCGAAAAGCAGTTTCCCGACATTGAATTGAACACCCAAAAAATCGGCGGTGATTTCAAGGCCAAGCTCAAGACGACTCTGGCGGCCCATTCCGGTGAACCGGACATCGTAGCTTTGAACGACTGGATGGTAGAGTTATTTCCTAGTGCGGATCGTTTTTATGATTTGAGAACACTGGGAGCAGATCAATTCAAGGATCAATATTTGGAGTGGAAATGGAATCAGGGCATCACCCCTGATGACAAAATGATTGCCTTTCCCATGGACACAGGCCCTACCGCCCTCTTCTATCGTAGCGATCTCTTTGAACAAGCGGGTCTGCCCAGTGATCCTGCAAAGGTCAGTGCCACGATTCGCACATGGGACGACTATATGACCGCCGGAGAACAGCTTCGGCAAAAGGTCGGAAGCCGTTCGTTTTTAGCTGACAATATTGTAAACGTTTACAATCAGATGCTTGCCCAAAATACGGACCTGTACTTCAAGCCGGACGGCAGCTACATTGGTAATCAATCTCCTCATATCCGTTTGGGCTGGCAAACCGCCGTGGCTTTTCACAAGAAGCATCTACTCGCCAATGCGGATGGCTGGACCCCCGAATGGAATGCTTCGGTCAATAACGGAAAAGTTGCCTCTTTTGTAGGTGCAATCTGGATGAAGCAAGTTCTCACGGAGGCCGCGCCGGATACTGCGGGCAAGTGGAGAGTCGCCCGTGCCCCTGGAGGGGACGGCAATTTAGGTGGATCTTTCATTTCCATCCTCAAATCCAGCAAACACCCCAAAGAAGCCTTTGAAGTCCTGACCTGGCTGCAAAACCCGGAACACCAGCTGGAAGCCTACCAAAAAATAGGGCTGTTCCCGTCCACTCCCGGTGTCTATGACGATCCTGCCATGGAGATACCCGAACCTTTCTTTGGCGGTCAGGCCACCGGACTGATCTTTGCCGCCTCCGCACGTAATGTCAAAAGCAGCTATTTCGGCGAGCGCTATCCTGTCATTCACGGCATTGTGACCCGTCGCCTTGCCAATGTCGCCAAGCAGGATGCCGATCCCGATGCACTATGGACGGAAACGCAGGATCGCATCGAACGGGAATTACAGCGGTAA
- a CDS encoding ABC transporter substrate-binding protein yields MLKKSFSLLLVTALIVVLAACGKGSEAVKDGNKKVTLKIIHWQQENINNYIKEFNKKFEEKYPDVQVEYTTVPADSTYDQLMQTRMNAGSSGDADIIPLKFSFVGAPQEWSKGAADPMWKQWIDGGLIADLSDQAFIKNYSPTDVKNAMTYKDKVYGVNMGKVALTGLFYNKEIFEKYNLAVPTTWDELVHVMKVLKDNSVEPIGFGGKDVWPINLAVQGLQASIHDDQLEYIKGLWTGKTKLTDPVQLEVLEKTQILMNNAIGGFMGIDYGTLPSLFATGRVAMIADGTWDATTIQTANPEMKFGYFPIPGSNDPAKNKNLAGKYDMTWMVLEKSPNKDYAIKWLEMLSEKQNYTDFVNAAGFLPTQPDVRISSEFVNEIQPSLENFKLSWDQLFINRKNVGQYIKDASVHAEFLAPAGPLKTPLELAQKSQADWDAAAPK; encoded by the coding sequence ATGCTGAAAAAGAGTTTTTCATTACTTCTTGTAACCGCTTTAATTGTTGTGTTGGCCGCTTGCGGTAAAGGTAGCGAAGCTGTAAAGGACGGGAATAAAAAGGTCACATTAAAGATTATTCATTGGCAGCAGGAGAATATTAATAACTATATAAAGGAATTTAATAAAAAGTTTGAAGAGAAGTACCCGGATGTTCAGGTGGAGTATACGACGGTACCTGCTGACTCAACGTATGATCAACTGATGCAAACACGTATGAATGCTGGTTCATCCGGTGATGCAGACATTATTCCTCTGAAATTCAGCTTCGTGGGCGCTCCGCAGGAATGGTCCAAGGGAGCAGCTGATCCAATGTGGAAGCAGTGGATTGACGGAGGACTTATAGCCGATCTGTCGGATCAGGCTTTTATAAAAAACTATAGTCCTACAGATGTCAAAAATGCCATGACCTATAAGGACAAGGTATATGGTGTGAATATGGGTAAGGTGGCACTGACAGGTTTGTTCTACAACAAAGAGATTTTTGAAAAATATAATCTTGCTGTGCCCACAACCTGGGATGAACTGGTACATGTGATGAAGGTGCTCAAGGATAACAGCGTAGAACCGATTGGTTTCGGCGGTAAGGATGTATGGCCTATTAACCTTGCTGTTCAAGGGCTTCAGGCCTCTATTCATGATGATCAGCTGGAATATATCAAAGGGCTGTGGACAGGGAAAACGAAACTGACAGACCCCGTTCAGCTTGAGGTGCTGGAGAAAACACAAATATTGATGAACAATGCCATTGGCGGATTTATGGGGATTGACTATGGAACCTTGCCAAGTTTGTTTGCTACAGGGCGTGTAGCTATGATTGCGGATGGCACGTGGGATGCAACTACGATCCAGACAGCCAATCCAGAGATGAAATTTGGTTATTTTCCGATTCCGGGCAGTAATGACCCCGCCAAAAATAAAAACCTTGCAGGCAAGTACGATATGACATGGATGGTATTGGAAAAGTCGCCGAACAAGGACTACGCGATCAAATGGCTTGAAATGCTCTCCGAGAAGCAGAATTACACGGATTTTGTGAACGCCGCCGGATTTTTGCCAACACAGCCTGATGTGAGGATAAGTAGTGAATTTGTTAATGAAATCCAGCCTTCACTGGAAAACTTCAAACTCTCCTGGGATCAGTTGTTTATCAATCGTAAAAATGTTGGACAGTACATTAAGGATGCCAGCGTACATGCGGAATTTCTGGCGCCTGCTGGTCCGCTAAAGACGCCTTTGGAGCTTGCTCAAAAATCTCAGGCAGACTGGGATGCGGCAGCCCCTAAATAA
- a CDS encoding PTS transporter subunit EIIC, with protein MLKFLQKIGKSLMLPVATLPAAGILQGLALINYETDIPLGPEVGGFLNHYVTPFLNEGAGAIFGNLALIFAIGVAIGLAGDAVAALSAVIAYMVLTRILAAVPGIFAYIPDDVKLDMGVLGGIFIGGWSAFLFKKYHNIQLPDWLGFFSGKRFVPMITAFTTMILAILLGMIWSPIQDGIAAFGNWIVGFGGIGSMVFMIANRLLIPLGLHHVLNSIAWFQIGDYTNAAGEVVHGDLTRFFAGDKSAGMFMSGFFPIMMFALPAAALAFIHTAKPEKRKAVASIFIGSALASFLTGITEPLEFSFMFVAPLLYGIHALLTGLSGLIMYLLDVKLGFSFSAGLIDYLVNMKLSTHPLRMILVGLAFAVVYYFLFRFIILKFNLKTPGREDDAEDSLLPDTNEPKPNEKAGAASDSQFSHAGKVLTYLGGSDNIQSIDACITRLRLVVKDDKAVNDQALKQLGASGVIRLGSGTVQVIFGTRSEILKDEIQRLM; from the coding sequence ATGCTGAAATTTCTGCAAAAAATCGGCAAGTCGTTAATGCTTCCAGTAGCCACACTACCCGCCGCAGGGATTTTACAAGGATTGGCTCTGATTAACTATGAAACGGATATACCGCTTGGTCCCGAAGTGGGCGGATTTCTGAATCATTATGTCACTCCTTTTCTGAACGAGGGGGCGGGTGCCATCTTCGGCAATCTGGCGTTAATTTTCGCCATCGGTGTTGCCATTGGCCTGGCCGGGGATGCTGTAGCCGCATTATCAGCAGTCATTGCCTACATGGTGCTGACCCGCATTTTGGCAGCAGTACCGGGCATATTTGCATATATCCCGGATGACGTCAAGCTAGACATGGGGGTACTGGGTGGTATTTTTATTGGCGGATGGTCTGCTTTTCTGTTCAAAAAATATCACAACATCCAGCTTCCGGATTGGCTCGGTTTCTTCTCGGGCAAACGTTTCGTCCCTATGATCACGGCCTTCACGACCATGATTCTGGCCATTCTGCTCGGTATGATCTGGAGTCCAATACAAGATGGGATTGCAGCCTTTGGCAACTGGATTGTCGGCTTTGGCGGAATCGGGTCGATGGTATTCATGATCGCTAATCGGCTGCTGATCCCGCTCGGTTTGCATCATGTATTGAACTCTATTGCGTGGTTTCAAATCGGTGATTACACCAATGCAGCAGGCGAGGTCGTTCATGGTGACCTGACGCGTTTCTTCGCGGGCGATAAATCGGCAGGTATGTTTATGTCCGGCTTCTTCCCCATTATGATGTTCGCTCTGCCTGCGGCTGCCCTCGCGTTTATTCATACGGCCAAACCGGAAAAACGTAAGGCGGTCGCCTCCATCTTCATCGGTTCTGCGCTGGCATCATTCCTGACCGGAATTACCGAGCCCCTCGAATTTTCCTTTATGTTCGTTGCACCGTTGCTTTACGGCATCCATGCACTGCTCACAGGTCTGAGTGGCCTGATCATGTACCTACTGGATGTCAAACTCGGCTTTTCTTTTTCGGCAGGACTCATCGACTATCTGGTCAATATGAAGCTCTCCACCCACCCATTGCGAATGATCCTGGTCGGGCTTGCTTTTGCCGTCGTATATTACTTCCTATTCCGATTCATCATTCTCAAATTCAACCTAAAAACCCCTGGGCGTGAAGACGATGCAGAAGACAGCCTCCTGCCTGACACTAACGAACCCAAACCCAATGAAAAGGCGGGTGCCGCATCCGACAGTCAGTTCAGTCATGCAGGCAAGGTGCTGACCTATCTCGGCGGTTCAGACAATATCCAAAGCATCGATGCGTGCATCACACGGCTGCGTCTCGTCGTCAAAGACGACAAAGCGGTTAACGACCAAGCTCTCAAGCAGCTCGGAGCGTCGGGAGTCATCAGGCTTGGCAGCGGTACGGTACAGGTTATTTTCGGTACGCGATCCGAAATTCTGAAAGACGAAATACAACGGTTGATGTAG
- a CDS encoding MIP/aquaporin family protein — translation MSPYAAEFIGTMILIALGGGVCAGVSLKKSFAHGSGWIVIGLGWGLAVAVAVYAVGQISGAHLNPAVTLALAFQGAFSWRDVPGYIAAQLLGAMAGAVIVVLHYLPHWKETEDTATKLSVFATGPAIDHPFANVLSEMIGTFIFVLALQSFGGNSFAEGLNPLIVGFLVVSIGLSFGGTTGYAINPARDLGPRLVHWLLPIPGKGTSNWKYAWVPIVGPLLGGSFGGLFYQTVFKGNMTPAFWIVLGMIVVVLMLTFRFSRTYKSYKAHKMTA, via the coding sequence ATGTCGCCATACGCAGCCGAATTCATAGGGACGATGATCCTTATTGCCCTAGGTGGCGGAGTGTGCGCAGGGGTGTCCCTGAAAAAATCCTTTGCCCACGGCTCTGGCTGGATTGTGATCGGATTGGGGTGGGGGCTCGCGGTCGCCGTTGCAGTATATGCAGTTGGTCAGATCAGCGGAGCACACTTGAATCCGGCGGTGACGCTGGCGCTTGCATTTCAGGGAGCTTTTTCGTGGAGGGATGTTCCGGGCTATATTGCAGCTCAGCTTCTTGGGGCCATGGCGGGTGCCGTAATTGTGGTTTTGCATTATTTGCCCCACTGGAAAGAGACGGAGGACACAGCAACCAAACTCAGTGTATTTGCTACAGGACCGGCTATTGATCATCCGTTTGCCAACGTGCTTAGTGAAATGATAGGTACTTTCATCTTTGTTCTTGCTTTACAGTCATTCGGTGGCAACTCCTTCGCTGAGGGACTGAATCCACTCATTGTGGGTTTTCTGGTTGTCAGCATCGGCTTGTCCTTCGGCGGGACTACAGGTTATGCTATTAATCCGGCTAGAGATTTGGGCCCGCGTCTTGTGCATTGGTTGCTGCCGATTCCCGGTAAAGGAACATCGAACTGGAAATATGCCTGGGTGCCGATTGTTGGGCCATTGCTGGGGGGCTCTTTCGGAGGGTTGTTTTACCAGACCGTATTTAAAGGGAATATGACTCCAGCTTTCTGGATTGTGCTGGGTATGATTGTAGTGGTGCTTATGCTTACCTTTCGTTTCAGCCGTACTTATAAAAGCTATAAAGCTCATAAAATGACAGCATAA
- a CDS encoding carbohydrate ABC transporter permease, with product MYPFGKGAARLMPYLLLSIPVLLYLLLGFGPSMVTVLFSFTDASGVPGQSWNFVGFENYTTFFTSSDSGDRIASIGRSLYFAVAVVVIQNAVGLFMAILINKKLKGDVFYRAVFFLPVVLGVTVSGLIWQLIANPLGGPAQAMMNFFGTSSNFFGDYDIAFELIIFVQIWMYMGYSMTIFLAGLQSIPNDLYEAGYMDGASGWKAFKNITFPMIAPSFTVNMLLSIIGALQTFDIIYVLTGGKFNTTTLAFDVYATAFGSGTADYGLASAVAMIQFLFVFTVSMIALYYLRRREVEM from the coding sequence ATGTATCCTTTCGGAAAGGGTGCGGCCCGGTTAATGCCGTATCTCTTGTTGAGTATTCCGGTGCTGCTCTATTTGCTTCTTGGCTTTGGTCCCTCTATGGTAACCGTACTGTTTTCCTTTACAGATGCATCAGGTGTTCCGGGACAATCATGGAATTTTGTCGGATTCGAGAATTATACGACTTTCTTTACTTCCTCGGATTCAGGAGATCGTATCGCTTCTATTGGTCGTTCCTTATATTTTGCCGTAGCAGTGGTTGTGATTCAAAATGCAGTAGGACTGTTCATGGCCATCCTTATTAATAAAAAGCTCAAAGGTGATGTATTTTACCGCGCTGTATTTTTCCTGCCTGTTGTGCTTGGGGTAACGGTATCCGGTCTGATCTGGCAGCTGATTGCCAATCCGCTTGGCGGTCCTGCGCAAGCCATGATGAACTTTTTTGGAACCAGCTCCAACTTTTTCGGGGATTATGATATTGCCTTTGAACTGATTATTTTCGTGCAAATTTGGATGTACATGGGTTACTCAATGACTATTTTCTTGGCCGGACTGCAATCCATTCCCAATGATTTATATGAAGCCGGGTATATGGACGGCGCTTCCGGGTGGAAAGCGTTCAAAAATATTACCTTTCCGATGATTGCGCCGTCCTTTACAGTCAATATGCTGCTGTCCATTATTGGAGCCTTGCAAACCTTTGACATTATTTATGTGCTGACAGGTGGTAAATTCAACACGACGACACTTGCGTTTGATGTGTATGCAACAGCCTTCGGCTCCGGGACGGCGGATTACGGCCTTGCTTCCGCGGTAGCTATGATCCAGTTCCTGTTCGTATTTACGGTGTCGATGATTGCCCTGTATTACTTGCGTAGAAGAGAGGTGGAGATGTAA